The Opitutaceae bacterium nucleotide sequence CTTTCGCAACCAGGGTGACGGGACGTTCACCGACCTCACCGACGCGGCCGGTCTGCGCGGCCTGTTCGGCGGGCTGAACATGAAGCAGGGCGACTACAACAACGACGGCTTCATTGATGTGCTGGTGCTGCGCGAGGGCTGGCTGGCGAAGGACGGTCGGTTCCCGAACTCCCTCCTGCGCAACAACGGAGACAACACGTTTACCGATGTCACCGAGGAGTCCGGACTGTTGAGTTTCCATTCGACCCAGACAGCGGCCTGGTTCGACTACAACAACGATGGCTGGCTGGATATCTTCATCGGCAATGAAAGTGTGCCCGAATCGGGCGCGGCCGATCCCTGCGAACTCTATCGCAACAACGGCGACGGCACCTTCACCGAATGCGCCGAGGAATCCGGGGTCGCCATCGTGGATTGGATCAAGGGTGTCACCGACGGTGATTACAACAACGACGGTCTGCCCGACCTCTACCTTTCTTCGCTCGTCGGACCCAACCGACTGTTGCGCAACGACGGCCCCGCCGACCCGGACGAAACGGGACCGCAGGTGCGGTGGCGGTTTACCGATGTGGCGGCCAGCGCAGGGGTGACCGAGCCAATGCGCAGTTTCCCCTGCTGGTTCTGGGACTTCGACAATGACGGCTGGCTCGACCTCTTCGTCACGGGATACTGGATCACCAATGCCGGGGATGTCCTGGCGGATTATCTGGGTGCGCGCCACAATGGTGAACGCGCCCGACTGTATCGAAACAATGGGGATGGCACCTTCCGTGACGTCACCGAAGCCCAGGGCCTTTACCGGGTGTTGCATGCCATGGGTTCCAACTTCGGCGACCTCGACTATGACGGGTGGCTGGACTTTTACGTGGGCACGGGGGATCCCTCACTCGGAACGATCATTCCGAGTCTGATGTTCCGGAACAACGCGGGCCGGGGCTTTCAGGATGTCACGACTTCCGGGGGATTCGGTCAGCTGCAGAAGGGACATGGCGTGGCCTTCGGCGACCTCAACCACGACGGTGCCCAGGACATTTATTCAGTCGTGGGGGGGGCGTTCTCAGGCGATCACTACCACAACCAGCTGTTCGCCAACCCCGGCCACGACAATCACTGGCTGAAGCTCCAGCTCGAAGGGGTCCGCAGCAACCGGGTCGCCCTGGGAGCGCGTATCAAGGTTGTGGTGGGGACGCCGGACGGTGAACGAGCCATCCATCGGGTCGTCACGGGCGGAGGCAGCTTTGGCGCCTCACCCCTGCGCCAGGAGATCGGCCTCGGGCAGGCGGCTCGTATCGAGCGCGTCGAGATATTCTGGCCACGCACCGGGGAGACCCAGACCCTTACCGGCCTGGAACTCGACCACGCCTACCATGTCCGGGAAGGTGAAGCGCAGGCAGAGGAGATCACCCTTGGACGGTTCCCCTGGCCGGATGCGACCAAGGCCACGCATTCCCACATGCATTAGGGTGGCCGCGCGGGCTTCTGCAGGGGCCTGAGCGGACTGGTGGGCCCTGGGGGATTGGCTGGCCTCGCCAGGTGCTGCGCACTCGCGCTTCGCGCGCCCCTTCTGCGCTGCGCTCCGTCGAACCCAAGGGTTCTCATCCCCACTCCCACCAGCCCTGAACGGGCTGGTGGGCCCTGGGGGATTCGAACCCACGACCAAGGGATTATGAGTCCCCTGCTCTAACCGCTGAGCTAAGGGCCCGTGCCAGTTTCGCTCACTTTTGGTCGACCGCACGAAAACGTCCAGTCTGAAGACTCGAAGGATGAATCACCTGAGCGCTGGCGATTCGAGCAGCGCCCCGGGGGATTGGCTGGCGCTGCCAGGTGCTGCGCACTCGCGCTTTGCGCGCCCCATCTTCGCTTCGCTCCGTCGAACCCACGACCAAGGGATTATGAGTCCCCTGTGCAGTTGCCGGTGCGGCAACGGGTTGTCGGCCTTTCAGGCCTCGGAACTATTCAGGATCTGCTTCCTCAGGGCCGGGATTCGCGTAGGCCGGGTCAATCGCCCGGATCGAGACATCGCCGTCTTCAAGGATGCGGACGTCGAGAGGCACCAGGGTCACTCCCTGCAGGTTGATGGTGTGGGCATTGTCGCCAACCCAGGGTTTGAGAGCGTCCTCCGGACTGATCGGCGGGACGTTGGCGTTGAAGAAAGCGGTGCACCACCACTGGCCGTCTTTGTCCTGAAAGGGAGTGCCGTGTCCCAGGAATCGGCCGGCAAAACGGCGCGGACCATAAGGGCCTGTGATCGTATCGGCCGTGCAGTAGTAAAGGTTGTAGGTGCCTTTGCGCATCTGGTCGGTGGACCAGGCCGTCCCGAAATGGACATACTTGCGGCCGATCTTCCGGAGAGTGGCGCCTTCGTGTCCGATCCGCCGGTCCGATGGGTCGATCCGGACCGGCTCCGCCGCGAAGCCGTTGTATCCTTGTTTCAAAGGCGCGATCGAAGTATTGCCCCAGAGCAGGTAAACGATCCCGTCAACATCGCGAAAGAGGGAGGGATCATGTTTGCCCAGCATTTCCGCCCCCATCGGAAAGGTCCAGGGACCGGCCAGATCACCACCCGAAGAGACGATGAGGTTGGCTCCCTGTTTGACCGGCGAGGGCGATGTATGGACCAGGATCCACTTTCCGTCGAGTTGGATCAACTCCGGTGCCCAGAGACGCCAGTCCGCCTCCGGCACCGTGGCAAAGGCCTCCGGGGCCGCCCCGGCCCAATAGCCATCCCGCAGGTCGAAGACCGGTCCGACTGATTCCCAGGTGATCAGATCGGCACTGCGCCAGACCCGGATCTTCGTGCCGACCACGGCCGGCTTGAGTGATCCCGTTATCCCGGGGTTGTCCAGGCCGCTGTTGTAGGGATCTCCAAACTCTCGGGGGTCACCGGGTTCCGGGGTGGTCCCGGTGAGGTAATAGAGGCCGTCCGGAGCGAGATAGATATAGGGGTCGCGGATCCAGCCGTCCTTGATGTGAAGAGCCCGGTCATGGCTCGACAAGCCTGACCGGATCTCATCCGGCGACTGCGCGGCAAAGGCGGAGGCGAAAGGAGTGGCACTCATCAGAGTCAGGAAAAGGATTGAAGAACGGTGTAGCATGGTTGGTCCGGACGCGAAGGAGCCGGGGATCAGGTTCCTCAGGACAGGACGAAGA carries:
- a CDS encoding CRTAC1 family protein — protein: MSSPPAPPAAIAEQPESTRKMIERLSGLDHDVDESVIMFLPDKAVAYFGDKVENAPNPEAALQFRLPYSMALLNSGQSEAALRELAALREALKARGYRLKVEVEAQLLEQEAIAWLRLGEQQNCLYNHNADSCLFPIQGGGVHLNPRGSRNAIITLDKLLELQPSPYAAWLLNVAYMTLGEYPDEVPANWRLPPEVFAADYDIGRFPDVAGPLGLDIDDVSGSVVMEDFDRDGFLDLLVSAWGFKGQLRFFRNQGDGTFTDLTDAAGLRGLFGGLNMKQGDYNNDGFIDVLVLREGWLAKDGRFPNSLLRNNGDNTFTDVTEESGLLSFHSTQTAAWFDYNNDGWLDIFIGNESVPESGAADPCELYRNNGDGTFTECAEESGVAIVDWIKGVTDGDYNNDGLPDLYLSSLVGPNRLLRNDGPADPDETGPQVRWRFTDVAASAGVTEPMRSFPCWFWDFDNDGWLDLFVTGYWITNAGDVLADYLGARHNGERARLYRNNGDGTFRDVTEAQGLYRVLHAMGSNFGDLDYDGWLDFYVGTGDPSLGTIIPSLMFRNNAGRGFQDVTTSGGFGQLQKGHGVAFGDLNHDGAQDIYSVVGGAFSGDHYHNQLFANPGHDNHWLKLQLEGVRSNRVALGARIKVVVGTPDGERAIHRVVTGGGSFGASPLRQEIGLGQAARIERVEIFWPRTGETQTLTGLELDHAYHVREGEAQAEEITLGRFPWPDATKATHSHMH
- a CDS encoding family 43 glycosylhydrolase — encoded protein: MSATPFASAFAAQSPDEIRSGLSSHDRALHIKDGWIRDPYIYLAPDGLYYLTGTTPEPGDPREFGDPYNSGLDNPGITGSLKPAVVGTKIRVWRSADLITWESVGPVFDLRDGYWAGAAPEAFATVPEADWRLWAPELIQLDGKWILVHTSPSPVKQGANLIVSSGGDLAGPWTFPMGAEMLGKHDPSLFRDVDGIVYLLWGNTSIAPLKQGYNGFAAEPVRIDPSDRRIGHEGATLRKIGRKYVHFGTAWSTDQMRKGTYNLYYCTADTITGPYGPRRFAGRFLGHGTPFQDKDGQWWCTAFFNANVPPISPEDALKPWVGDNAHTINLQGVTLVPLDVRILEDGDVSIRAIDPAYANPGPEEADPE